Genomic window (Streptomyces sp. NBC_00078):
TCATCCTCGTCGTCAAGGTAGGCGACCGGCGGGACGTGTACCGCAACCTGTAGGCGGTCAGGCCAAAGACCAGCCGATCCCGTCGAGGATGTCGTGCTCACTCACCACGACCTCCTCCGCCCCGATCCGCTCCATGATCGAGAGCAGTACGAGGGCCCCCGCCGCGATGACGTCCACGCGCCCCGGGTGCATGGACGGGACGGCTGCCCGCTCGGCGTGCGTGGAGTGCAGCAGCCATTCGGTGATCTCGCGGACCTTGTCGAGGGAGATCCGGGAGTGGTGGATGCGGTCCGCGTCGTACTCGGGCAGGTCCTGCGCGATCGACGACACGGTGGTGACCGATCCGGCGAGTCCGACCAGCGTGCGCGCCTCGCGCAGCGGGACCGTCTCCTCGGCGAGGTCGAGGGCCCGCTCGATGTCGGCCCGCATCGCCGCGATCTGGTCCTCGGTGGGCGGGTCGGTGACCGCGCCGTCGCTCACGAGGTGCCGCTCGGTCATCCGTACACAGCCGATGTCCACCGAGCGCGCCGCGCGCACATGGTCGTCGCCCACGACGAACTCGGTCGAGCCGCCGCCGATGTCCACGACCAGGTAGGGGCGGGTCATGTCGTCGCGGCCTGTCAGCTCCTTGGTGGCCCCGGTGAAGGAGAACTCGGCCTCCTGCTCACCGGAGATGACCTCGGGTTCGACGCCCAGGATGTCCACGACGCCCCGTACGAACTCGTCGCGGTTCGAGGCGTCCCGGGAGGCCGACGTGGCCACGAACCGCACCTTCTCGGCGCCCAGTTCGCGGATCACCTCCGCGTAGTCGCGGCAGGCGGCGAACGTCCGCTCCAGCGCCTCGGGGGCCAGCCGGCCGGTGCGGTCCACGTCCTGGCCCAGCCGGACGATGGTCATGCGGCGGTCGAGCTCCAGCAGTTCGCCGGTCGCCCCCGCCCCGGAGGCGCCAGTGGACACAGCGACGTCCGCGACGAGCAGGCGGATGGAGTTCGTACCGCAGTCGACGGCGGCGACCCGGCTGAAGCCCTCGGGGACGAGCGGCCGTTTCGCGAAGACGCCGCTGCGGATCGCGGTGGCGTCCGTGGCCTCGTCCTGCGCCTCGCCGGGGAACTCGTCCGCCGGGTCCGGGGCCTGCAGCGGCTGCACGCACGGCCCCTTGCGCCACCACTCCGGCAGCGTCGCCAGTGCCTCGTCGCCGAGGGGGTTCACGCCCGGACCCGCGGCCAGCGAGTGGCCCACCAGCACATGCAGGCACTTCACCCGGTCCGGCATGCCGCCCGCGCTCGGGAAGCCCTCCAGGACCTCGATGGCGTCACGACGCGCGATGTAGTCCTCATGCGCGGAGCGGTACGCGGCGGCGAGTTCCGGATCGGACTGCAGCCGCTCCGTCATCTCCTTCATGACGCCGTTCGCCTCCAGCGTGCCGATCGCCGAGGCGGCGCGCGGGCACGTCAGGTAGTACGTCGTCGGGAAGGGCGTGCCGTCGGGCAGGCGCGGCGCCGTCTCCACGACGTCCGGCTGACCGCAGGGGCAGCGGTGCGCGATGGCGCGCAGCCCGCGCGGCGGCCGCCCTAGCTGCTGCTTGAAGGCCTCGACATCCGCGTCGGTGGGCTCGGTGCGCGGGGTGGGCGGCGGGGGCGTTTCCATGCCTGTGCTGAATTCCTCTGTCGGTTCACTGGTCGGAGGCGTCTGACTTGTCGACCCCGTCCCAGACGTTCGTGTACCAGGGGCGGTCGGCAGCGCCGAGTTCGGCCCGCGACTGCTTGGCGGCGTTCGGGTCGATGACGATGTAACCCGTCTCGCCCGGCATCAGATAGTGCAGCCGCAGCCGGATCTGCTGCTCGGCGTACGCGTCGTCCTGCCAGCGTGCCTTCAGGTCGCGCAGCTGCTCGACCCGCTCCTTGGCCTGTGCCTTCTGCCGCCGGAGGTCGGCGATGTCGGAGCGCTGGGAGACGTACTGCCTTATGGGATA
Coding sequences:
- a CDS encoding septum formation initiator family protein yields the protein MAVKDRDRFSTATRIKLLGEQTAARVYRSQTKRQARRSRLTGRAALLALVLCSLVVALAYPIRQYVSQRSDIADLRRQKAQAKERVEQLRDLKARWQDDAYAEQQIRLRLHYLMPGETGYIVIDPNAAKQSRAELGAADRPWYTNVWDGVDKSDASDQ
- a CDS encoding Ppx/GppA phosphatase family protein, whose translation is MRSGVFAKRPLVPEGFSRVAAVDCGTNSIRLLVADVAVSTGASGAGATGELLELDRRMTIVRLGQDVDRTGRLAPEALERTFAACRDYAEVIRELGAEKVRFVATSASRDASNRDEFVRGVVDILGVEPEVISGEQEAEFSFTGATKELTGRDDMTRPYLVVDIGGGSTEFVVGDDHVRAARSVDIGCVRMTERHLVSDGAVTDPPTEDQIAAMRADIERALDLAEETVPLREARTLVGLAGSVTTVSSIAQDLPEYDADRIHHSRISLDKVREITEWLLHSTHAERAAVPSMHPGRVDVIAAGALVLLSIMERIGAEEVVVSEHDILDGIGWSLA